In a single window of the Candidatus Kuenenbacteria bacterium HGW-Kuenenbacteria-1 genome:
- the lgt gene encoding prolipoprotein diacylglyceryl transferase has translation MELIFNFLHNYHPKAILFYLGMLNIYWYGLGYVAGIFGGILIILKLNNKIEKIILWDLFFWLIIFGLLGARFYYVILNFEYYWQNPLDIFKIWQGGMAIYGAIIAGLITLFFYCRRCKLNFWFLCDIFAFALVFGQMIGRWGNYFNQELYGLPTNLAWGIPIDLKNRIVGYENFDFFHPTFLYESLGCLIILLILFFLYKKIPRIYGTGNIFLIYLILYSTLRFILEFLRIDSTLIILGIRWSQILSIILILISVRFLYRKKYNF, from the coding sequence ATGGAATTAATTTTTAATTTTTTACATAATTATCATCCAAAAGCGATTTTGTTTTATTTAGGAATGCTAAATATTTATTGGTATGGTTTGGGATATGTAGCAGGAATTTTTGGAGGAATTTTGATAATTTTAAAATTAAATAATAAAATAGAAAAAATAATATTGTGGGATTTATTTTTTTGGTTAATAATTTTTGGATTATTAGGAGCTCGGTTTTATTATGTGATATTAAATTTTGAATATTATTGGCAAAATCCTTTAGATATTTTTAAAATTTGGCAAGGTGGTATGGCTATTTATGGAGCCATAATAGCAGGGCTAATAACTCTGTTTTTTTATTGTAGAAGATGTAAGTTAAATTTTTGGTTTTTATGTGACATTTTTGCTTTTGCTTTGGTTTTTGGCCAAATGATTGGACGATGGGGAAATTATTTTAATCAAGAACTTTATGGATTGCCTACTAATTTAGCATGGGGGATTCCTATTGATCTAAAAAATAGAATTGTGGGATATGAGAATTTTGATTTTTTTCATCCAACTTTTTTATATGAATCATTGGGATGTTTAATAATTTTATTAATTTTGTTTTTTTTATATAAAAAAATTCCGCGGATATACGGAACTGGAAATATTTTTTTAATTTATTTAATTTTATATTCAACCTTAAGATTTATTTTAGAATTTTTAAGAATAGATTCTACCTTAATAATTTTAGGAATTAGATGGTCTCAAATATTATCTATTATTTTAATATTAATAAGTGTTAGATTTTTATATAGAAAAAAATATAATTTTTAA